One part of the Pyramidobacter piscolens W5455 genome encodes these proteins:
- a CDS encoding 3-isopropylmalate dehydratase large subunit, whose protein sequence is MHATEKILAAHAGRASVAAGEIVNCTVDVAGINDLYLQTVRSFFEIGGVTVHSPQNVVMFLDHYAPASSIQQADNQKQFREFCDAQNIANLMDVNEGVCHQICVDKGFSRPGRLMVITDSHTTTHGALGAFGTGVGATDMAAILISGQLWFRVPEVIKIVLDGAPRKGVFAKDAILHVIGALGADYGVYKVIEFCGEAVADMPLSERLTLCNMTTEIGAKTAWIQPDEITFAHMERLGVGDYVVYETDPDYRYAAEHRFDLGALESQIAEPDSVDNVHPISHGAGTKIQQAFLGTCTGGRFEDLEIAARIVKGRKVPRGTRFVVVPASRKTLLEAVKSGVMETLVEAGATFVTPGCAACLGTHEGMLAAGENCISSSSRNFPGRMGSAEARIYLGSPAAVAAAAIAGEIVDPAEFL, encoded by the coding sequence ATGCATGCCACGGAAAAAATCCTCGCCGCCCACGCCGGACGCGCGTCCGTCGCGGCAGGCGAGATCGTCAACTGCACGGTCGACGTGGCCGGGATCAACGACCTGTATCTGCAGACCGTGCGCTCGTTTTTCGAGATCGGCGGCGTCACAGTCCATTCGCCGCAGAACGTGGTGATGTTCCTCGACCACTACGCGCCGGCCTCGTCGATCCAGCAGGCCGACAACCAAAAACAGTTCCGCGAATTCTGCGACGCGCAGAACATCGCCAACCTCATGGACGTGAACGAAGGCGTCTGCCACCAGATCTGCGTGGACAAGGGATTTTCGCGCCCCGGGCGCCTGATGGTGATCACCGACTCGCACACCACCACTCACGGCGCGCTGGGGGCGTTCGGGACCGGCGTCGGTGCCACCGACATGGCCGCGATCCTGATCTCCGGGCAGCTGTGGTTCCGCGTGCCCGAAGTGATAAAAATCGTCCTCGACGGTGCGCCGCGCAAAGGCGTGTTCGCCAAGGACGCGATTTTGCACGTCATCGGCGCGCTCGGAGCGGATTACGGCGTGTACAAGGTGATCGAGTTCTGCGGCGAAGCGGTCGCGGACATGCCGCTGTCGGAACGGCTGACGTTGTGCAACATGACCACCGAGATCGGCGCCAAGACGGCGTGGATCCAACCGGACGAAATCACCTTCGCCCACATGGAACGTCTCGGCGTCGGCGACTACGTTGTGTACGAGACCGACCCCGATTACCGCTACGCGGCGGAGCATCGTTTCGACCTCGGCGCGCTCGAGTCGCAGATCGCCGAGCCTGACAGCGTCGACAACGTGCATCCGATTTCGCACGGCGCCGGCACGAAGATCCAGCAGGCGTTCCTCGGCACCTGCACGGGCGGCCGCTTCGAAGACCTGGAAATCGCCGCGCGCATCGTCAAGGGACGGAAAGTGCCGCGCGGCACGCGCTTCGTCGTCGTGCCGGCCAGCCGCAAAACGCTGCTCGAAGCCGTCAAAAGCGGCGTCATGGAGACGCTCGTCGAAGCGGGCGCCACGTTCGTCACGCCCGGCTGCGCCGCCTGCCTGGGCACGCACGAGGGCATGCTCGCGGCGGGCGAGAACTGCATCAGCTCTTCCAGCCGCAACTTCCCCGGGCGCATGGGCAGCGCCGAGGCGCGCATCTACCTTGGCTCTCCCGCCGCTGTGGCGGCCGCGGCGATCGCCGGCGAGATCGTCGATCCCGCCGAATTCCTGTGA
- a CDS encoding 3-isopropylmalate dehydratase small subunit: MEKIISGRASVFGSNIDTDQIYPGRFLSETDPDDVKRHAMAGADPDFAENFQPGGLIVAGTNFGCGSSREHAAVALKAAGVSAVVAESFARIFFRNGVNLGIPLVTCAGVSQKVKDGDRLVLDLSRSLLKNETSGEELPCEPVGDYALTILEAGGIKLLLKELYGRR; the protein is encoded by the coding sequence ATGGAAAAAATCATTTCCGGCCGCGCCAGCGTCTTCGGCAGCAACATCGACACCGATCAGATCTATCCCGGACGCTTCCTCTCCGAGACCGATCCCGACGACGTGAAGCGCCACGCCATGGCCGGCGCCGACCCCGACTTTGCGGAAAACTTCCAGCCCGGCGGTCTGATCGTCGCCGGCACGAACTTCGGCTGCGGCTCGTCGCGCGAACACGCCGCCGTCGCCCTCAAGGCCGCCGGCGTCAGCGCCGTCGTCGCCGAATCCTTCGCGCGCATCTTCTTCCGCAACGGCGTCAACCTCGGCATTCCGCTCGTGACCTGTGCGGGCGTTTCCCAAAAAGTCAAAGACGGCGACCGCCTTGTGCTCGACCTTTCCCGCTCGCTCCTGAAAAACGAGACCAGTGGCGAGGAACTGCCCTGCGAACCCGTCGGCGATTACGCTTTGACGATCCTCGAAGCCGGCGGCATCAAGCTGCTGCTGAAAGAGCTCTACGGCCGGCGCTGA
- a CDS encoding PH domain-containing protein, which translates to MPVSKEVIREQLRKIGPYHKWFTAKERRALPKILDEGEVIEFLTSGYDGRKNTVLVVATNRRFMVLDSGIVYGSDDRIFPYGKINSIRGERGFFFGRLRISTAGVSGDDVVISWVRKTDIARMISTVSKNIALAKGE; encoded by the coding sequence ATGCCAGTATCGAAAGAAGTCATTCGCGAGCAGCTGCGTAAAATCGGCCCCTATCACAAGTGGTTCACCGCAAAAGAACGCCGCGCCCTGCCCAAGATCCTCGACGAAGGCGAAGTGATCGAGTTCCTGACCAGCGGCTATGACGGCAGGAAGAACACCGTGCTCGTCGTGGCGACCAACCGCCGCTTCATGGTGCTCGATTCGGGCATCGTTTACGGCAGCGACGACCGCATTTTCCCCTACGGCAAGATCAACTCCATCCGCGGCGAGCGCGGCTTTTTCTTCGGCAGGCTCCGCATCAGCACCGCCGGCGTCTCCGGCGACGATGTGGTGATCTCCTGGGTGCGCAAGACCGACATCGCCCGCATGATCTCCACCGTGTCCAAAAACATCGCCCTCGCCAAAGGCGAGTAG